The following are encoded together in the Sphingomonas insulae genome:
- a CDS encoding alpha/beta hydrolase: MTERVGMTPVYFDGCFGWIHARSGAAAGATPAGVVLCPAFAQEEVCTHHGMMALADRLAAAGVPAIRFDYRDTGDGIGDGDGVALDRLVADARSAAAVLRDQCGVGAIVMAGVRLGAAVALLAADGVDDVGALALIAPVLSGHAFLRETRASASVASLSGLDPVPPADSDLPLNTNGFHWPAAFQRQVAGIDLTGAPAPACPALLIPARGDRRPGKLAATWRDAGAAVTELPFPDYEGWMQDPTTNQSPAATFAAITAWVAGLTPSPASVPTRPMATSVPIALTLADHDWVEEPVRFGPGQVLFGILCRPRSIAAAPVAALLLHEGSTHHIGNGRAYVRLARRLAAEGHASLRMDLTGMGDSPAGENTRHPHYDPERIAEGVAGIDRLAEAGFARVVAFGLCSGAHTALQVTLADPRVVGNVVLNLQKFIWHYGDDIRVAVRDNKRSLKGYLRAMRNPGEWRRMFAGEADLPGIARVLAKRSWTRARHAARSLLPPAPGSDTARAREQMRVLTDRRVHTTLVFSDEDPGLADLTMQFGARGRRIAGYAPARVVMLDQADHHFNGTAARRRFIDIAAATLRQANEAHGSDLPPVAPFAPSIEPPVAGPSRARTRAVA, translated from the coding sequence GTGACAGAACGTGTGGGAATGACGCCGGTCTATTTCGACGGCTGCTTCGGCTGGATCCATGCGCGATCCGGTGCGGCCGCGGGCGCAACGCCTGCCGGTGTCGTGCTGTGCCCGGCCTTCGCGCAGGAGGAGGTGTGCACGCATCACGGCATGATGGCGCTCGCCGATCGGCTCGCCGCGGCCGGCGTGCCGGCGATCCGTTTCGACTATCGCGACACCGGTGACGGCATCGGCGACGGCGACGGCGTCGCACTCGACCGTCTGGTCGCCGACGCGCGCAGCGCCGCGGCCGTGCTGCGCGACCAATGCGGCGTCGGTGCGATCGTCATGGCCGGCGTCCGGCTGGGGGCCGCGGTCGCGCTGCTCGCCGCCGATGGCGTCGACGATGTCGGCGCGCTCGCCCTGATCGCGCCGGTGTTGTCCGGCCATGCCTTCCTGCGCGAAACGCGGGCGTCGGCCAGTGTCGCCAGCCTGTCCGGCCTCGATCCGGTTCCGCCGGCGGACAGCGACCTGCCGCTCAACACCAACGGCTTTCATTGGCCCGCCGCGTTCCAGCGGCAGGTCGCCGGCATCGACCTGACCGGCGCTCCCGCCCCCGCCTGTCCGGCGTTGCTGATTCCGGCGCGGGGTGATCGCCGTCCGGGCAAACTCGCCGCTACGTGGCGCGATGCGGGCGCGGCCGTCACCGAACTTCCCTTCCCCGATTACGAAGGCTGGATGCAGGATCCGACGACCAACCAGTCGCCGGCCGCAACCTTCGCCGCCATCACCGCCTGGGTGGCCGGGCTTACCCCGTCCCCCGCCTCCGTACCCACGCGTCCGATGGCGACGTCGGTCCCGATCGCGCTGACGCTGGCCGATCACGACTGGGTCGAGGAACCGGTGCGCTTCGGTCCCGGTCAGGTCCTGTTCGGCATCCTGTGCCGCCCCCGCAGCATCGCCGCGGCACCGGTCGCCGCCCTGTTGCTGCACGAAGGCAGCACGCATCATATCGGCAACGGCCGCGCCTACGTTCGGCTCGCCCGACGGCTGGCGGCAGAGGGCCATGCCTCGCTGCGCATGGACCTCACCGGCATGGGCGACAGCCCCGCAGGCGAAAACACCCGGCACCCGCATTACGACCCGGAACGCATTGCGGAAGGCGTGGCGGGCATCGACCGGCTGGCCGAGGCGGGATTTGCACGGGTGGTCGCCTTTGGCCTGTGTTCGGGCGCGCACACCGCCTTGCAGGTGACGTTGGCCGATCCGCGCGTCGTCGGCAACGTCGTCCTCAATCTGCAGAAATTCATCTGGCATTACGGCGACGATATCCGCGTCGCGGTGCGCGACAACAAGCGATCGCTGAAGGGATATCTGCGCGCGATGCGCAATCCGGGCGAATGGCGCCGGATGTTCGCCGGCGAGGCCGATCTGCCGGGCATCGCCCGCGTCCTCGCCAAGCGCAGCTGGACGCGTGCCAGGCACGCCGCGCGCAGCCTGCTGCCGCCGGCGCCCGGATCGGACACCGCCCGCGCGCGCGAACAGATGCGCGTCCTGACCGACCGGCGCGTCCACACCACATTGGTCTTCAGCGACGAGGATCCGGGCCTTGCCGACCTGACGATGCAGTTCGGTGCCAGGGGGCGCCGGATCGCCGGCTACGCCCCGGCGCGGGTGGTGATGCTGGATCAGGCCGACCATCATTTCAACGGCACCGCCGCACGGCGTCGCTTCATCGACATCGCCGCTGCGACCCTGCGCCAGGCGAACGAGGCCCATGGCAGCGACCTGCCGCCCGTTGCCCCCTTCGCCCCCTCCATCGAGCCGCCGGTTGCCGGTCCGTCCCGGGCGCGGACCCGGGCCGTCGCATGA
- a CDS encoding sugar transferase — protein sequence MNIQRGPMYPAGVSGTASRAPIMSRRLLRIGTYGALAVGDCLAIVTAFLIGNLVRFGTLFDPAGLISCVLMVPIYLGIVAQRQPYGARFFHDWRRTARDAATALATAILVAGLVAVYLHAAIPLSRSVVVIGGGIGMALLGANRWLLHRIAMRVLGGNPIAELLVIDDVPVVPPPGMPVLMAAAQGLEPRMDDPVALDRLGSAFAASERVVVACSPERREAWATVLKSANVQGEVVLGEMAALGMLRAARFADQPTAVVSLRPLGTVNRLVKRGFDTLVATLALAILWPVLLVTALLIRLDSPGPVLFRQPRMGRGNTLFSMLKFRSMRSDLCDARGDRSTARDDDRVTRVGRFIRATSIDELPQIFNVLRGEMSIVGPRPHALGSLAGDKLFWNVDRQYWLRHAIKPGITGLAQIHGFRGATLIEEDLANRLRSDIAYMQGWTIWRDLHILVATLRVLTHRNAF from the coding sequence ATGAACATCCAGCGCGGCCCGATGTACCCCGCAGGGGTATCCGGCACCGCATCGCGCGCACCGATCATGTCCCGGCGGCTGTTGCGGATCGGCACCTATGGGGCGCTTGCTGTCGGCGATTGCCTTGCGATCGTCACCGCGTTCCTGATCGGCAACCTCGTTCGCTTCGGTACCCTGTTCGATCCGGCCGGCTTGATCAGCTGCGTGCTGATGGTGCCGATCTACCTCGGTATCGTGGCGCAGCGGCAACCCTATGGCGCGCGGTTCTTCCATGACTGGCGGCGCACCGCACGCGATGCCGCGACCGCGCTCGCCACCGCGATCCTCGTGGCGGGTCTGGTCGCTGTCTACCTGCATGCGGCGATACCCCTGTCGCGCAGCGTCGTCGTGATCGGCGGCGGCATCGGCATGGCGCTGCTCGGCGCCAACCGGTGGCTGCTGCACCGGATCGCCATGCGGGTGCTGGGCGGCAACCCGATCGCGGAACTGCTCGTCATCGACGATGTCCCGGTCGTCCCGCCACCCGGCATGCCCGTGCTGATGGCGGCGGCGCAGGGGCTGGAACCCAGGATGGACGACCCCGTGGCGCTGGACCGGCTCGGCTCCGCCTTCGCCGCCTCCGAACGGGTGGTCGTCGCGTGCAGTCCCGAGCGGCGCGAGGCATGGGCGACCGTGTTGAAAAGCGCCAACGTGCAGGGCGAAGTGGTGCTGGGCGAGATGGCTGCGCTGGGCATGCTGCGCGCCGCGCGGTTCGCCGACCAGCCGACCGCCGTCGTGTCGCTCCGTCCCCTCGGCACGGTCAATCGGCTGGTGAAGCGCGGGTTCGACACGCTCGTCGCCACGCTGGCGCTCGCCATCCTGTGGCCGGTGCTGCTGGTCACCGCCCTGCTGATCCGGCTCGACAGTCCGGGACCGGTGCTGTTCCGCCAGCCGCGCATGGGGCGCGGCAACACCTTGTTCTCGATGCTGAAGTTCCGCAGCATGCGGAGCGACCTGTGCGATGCCAGGGGCGATCGCTCGACGGCGCGCGACGATGACCGGGTGACCCGCGTCGGCCGCTTCATCCGCGCCACCAGCATCGACGAGCTGCCGCAGATCTTCAACGTGCTGCGCGGCGAAATGAGCATCGTCGGCCCCCGCCCGCACGCGCTCGGCAGCCTCGCCGGCGACAAGCTGTTCTGGAACGTCGACCGGCAATATTGGCTGCGCCACGCGATCAAGCCCGGCATCACCGGGCTGGCGCAGATCCACGGCTTTCGCGGTGCGACACTGATCGAGGAAGACCTCGCCAACCGCCTGCGGTCGGACATCGCCTATATGCAGGGCTGGACGATCTGGCGCGACCTGCACATCCTCGTCGCCACCCTCCGCGTCCTGACCCACCGCAACGCCTTCTGA
- the nth gene encoding endonuclease III — protein sequence MKKADVFEFYRRLAEANPHPETELESGNAYQLLVAVVLSAQATDAGVNTATRALFDRVKTPEQMVALGLDALKQHIRTIGLFNTKAKNVIALSEALVADHGSAVPDDRAALERLPGVGRKTANVVLNVAFGAETFAVDTHIFRVGNRTGLARGKTPLAVENALDKATPQPFRVHAHHWLILHGRYVCKARKPECWRCIVADLCAFKPKTPAPRTPPPATP from the coding sequence GTGAAGAAGGCGGACGTCTTCGAATTCTACCGCCGGCTGGCGGAGGCCAACCCGCATCCGGAAACGGAGCTGGAATCAGGCAACGCCTACCAGCTGCTGGTCGCGGTGGTGCTGTCGGCGCAGGCCACCGACGCCGGCGTCAACACGGCGACGCGCGCGCTGTTCGACCGAGTGAAGACCCCGGAACAGATGGTCGCATTGGGCCTCGACGCGCTGAAGCAGCATATCCGGACGATCGGCCTGTTCAACACCAAGGCCAAGAACGTCATCGCCCTGTCCGAGGCGCTGGTCGCCGACCATGGCAGCGCGGTGCCGGACGATCGTGCCGCACTGGAGCGACTGCCCGGCGTCGGCCGCAAGACCGCCAATGTCGTCCTCAACGTCGCGTTCGGCGCGGAGACGTTCGCGGTCGACACCCATATATTCCGCGTCGGCAACCGCACCGGCCTTGCCCGCGGCAAGACGCCGCTGGCGGTCGAGAATGCACTCGACAAGGCGACACCGCAGCCGTTTCGCGTCCATGCCCATCATTGGCTGATCCTGCATGGCCGCTACGTCTGCAAGGCGCGCAAGCCCGAATGCTGGCGCTGCATCGTCGCCGACCTGTGCGCATTCAAGCCCAAGACGCCGGCGCCCCGAACCCCGCCGCCCGCAACGCCATAA
- the dapB gene encoding 4-hydroxy-tetrahydrodipicolinate reductase — protein sequence MTAIGIYGSSGRMGRAIAEQIAVAGATFAGGVDAGGDPSALAGVADVLVDFSTPSALDAHLAISRAAGTPLVIGTTGLTQAQHAAIDAAAADIAVLQTGNTSLGVTLLARLVRETAAKLGTDWDIEIVESHHRHKVDAPSGTAILLGEAAAAGRGTTLSELRVDGRAGLTGARTEGTIGMASLRGGSVIGDHNVVFASEGERIELAHLAQDRSIFAKGAVRAALWIASQPPGRYRMGDVLGL from the coding sequence ATGACCGCGATCGGCATCTACGGCAGTAGCGGGCGCATGGGGCGCGCGATTGCCGAGCAAATTGCGGTCGCGGGAGCCACGTTCGCGGGCGGCGTCGATGCGGGCGGCGATCCGTCGGCGTTGGCGGGGGTGGCGGATGTGCTGGTGGATTTCTCGACGCCCTCGGCACTCGACGCGCATCTTGCCATTTCGCGCGCGGCCGGCACGCCGCTGGTGATCGGCACCACCGGCCTTACCCAGGCCCAGCATGCCGCGATCGATGCCGCGGCGGCCGACATCGCGGTACTGCAAACCGGCAACACCTCGCTCGGCGTCACCCTGCTCGCCCGGCTGGTGCGCGAGACTGCGGCGAAGCTGGGCACCGACTGGGACATCGAGATCGTCGAGAGCCACCATCGCCACAAGGTCGACGCGCCGTCCGGTACCGCTATCCTGCTCGGCGAGGCCGCGGCGGCGGGGCGGGGGACGACGCTGTCCGAATTGCGGGTCGATGGCCGTGCCGGGCTGACCGGCGCACGGACCGAGGGGACGATCGGCATGGCCTCGCTGCGCGGGGGGTCGGTGATCGGCGATCACAACGTCGTCTTCGCCAGCGAGGGGGAGCGGATCGAGCTGGCGCATCTGGCGCAGGACCGCAGCATCTTCGCCAAGGGTGCGGTTCGCGCCGCCCTGTGGATCGCCAGCCAGCCGCCGGGCCGCTATCGCATGGGCGACGTGCTGGGCCTGTGA
- a CDS encoding NAD-dependent deacylase produces the protein MTHIRNIVVLTGAGISAESGIATFRGPGGLWEGHRIEDVCTPQALVIDPQLVHRFYDMRRAALADVVPNVAHVALARLDREWPGDLLIVTQNVDDLHERAGARRMLHMHGELRSALCADCGQRQTWAASLPMGAVCEACGAAALRPDIVFFGEMPYEMEGIETALAQADLFVSIGTSGAVYPAAGFVQLAAASGAATLELNLERSAGSGFFDETRLGTAGTLVPAWVDALLGDSAALPR, from the coding sequence ATGACGCACATCCGCAACATCGTCGTCCTGACCGGGGCCGGCATCTCCGCCGAGTCCGGCATCGCCACCTTTCGCGGTCCAGGCGGGCTGTGGGAGGGACATCGGATCGAGGATGTCTGCACGCCGCAGGCACTCGTGATCGACCCGCAGTTGGTGCACCGTTTCTATGACATGCGACGCGCGGCGCTGGCCGATGTCGTACCGAATGTGGCGCATGTCGCGCTCGCGCGGCTTGATCGAGAGTGGCCGGGCGATCTGTTGATCGTGACGCAGAACGTCGACGACCTGCACGAGCGCGCCGGCGCACGACGCATGCTGCATATGCACGGCGAGTTGCGCTCCGCCCTGTGTGCAGATTGTGGGCAACGGCAGACCTGGGCAGCGTCGTTGCCGATGGGCGCTGTATGCGAGGCATGCGGTGCCGCTGCATTACGGCCCGACATCGTGTTCTTTGGCGAGATGCCGTACGAGATGGAGGGCATCGAGACAGCGCTGGCACAGGCCGATTTGTTCGTCTCGATCGGCACGTCGGGCGCCGTTTACCCGGCGGCCGGATTCGTGCAGCTTGCTGCGGCCAGTGGCGCCGCGACGCTGGAACTCAATCTCGAGCGATCGGCGGGAAGCGGATTTTTCGACGAGACGCGCCTGGGTACGGCCGGCACGTTGGTGCCGGCATGGGTGGACGCCCTGCTGGGCGATAGTGCGGCGTTGCCGCGCTAG
- the era gene encoding GTPase Era — MIQTQHCGLVAVVGAPNAGKSTLVNALVGQKVAIVSPKAQTTRTKLLGVAIQDDAQILLVDTPGIFEPQRRLDRAMVSAAWSGTEGADMIALVVDGKGGIGSKVTAIAEALKDRPEPKILILNKVDVADKPKLLLHAEKLNALMHFADTWFVSAQTGDGLPELKSALAAAMPAGPWHYPEDQVSDATERALASEVTREQLYLQLHAELPYASTVETEKYSEREDGSVEIHQQILVERPTQRAIVLGKGGQRIKEIGARARTELAGIMDRPVHLYLHVKVKPGWDEDRDVYKDLGLDWVE; from the coding sequence ATGATCCAAACCCAACATTGCGGCCTCGTCGCCGTCGTCGGCGCGCCCAATGCCGGCAAGTCCACCCTGGTCAACGCCCTCGTCGGGCAGAAGGTCGCTATCGTCAGCCCCAAAGCGCAGACGACCCGCACCAAGCTGCTCGGCGTCGCGATCCAGGACGACGCTCAGATCCTTCTCGTCGACACCCCCGGCATCTTCGAACCGCAGCGCCGGCTCGATCGCGCGATGGTATCCGCGGCATGGAGCGGCACCGAAGGCGCGGACATGATCGCGCTGGTGGTGGACGGAAAGGGCGGGATCGGGAGCAAGGTCACCGCCATCGCCGAAGCGCTGAAGGATCGGCCCGAGCCGAAGATCCTGATCCTCAACAAGGTCGATGTCGCGGACAAGCCGAAGCTGCTGCTGCATGCTGAAAAGCTGAATGCCCTGATGCATTTCGCCGACACCTGGTTCGTGAGCGCGCAGACGGGTGACGGCCTGCCCGAATTGAAGTCTGCGCTCGCTGCGGCGATGCCGGCGGGGCCGTGGCATTACCCGGAGGATCAGGTGTCCGACGCCACCGAACGGGCGCTCGCATCGGAGGTGACGCGCGAACAGCTCTACCTCCAGTTGCACGCCGAACTTCCCTACGCCAGCACCGTCGAGACGGAGAAATACAGCGAGCGCGAAGACGGGTCGGTCGAAATTCACCAGCAGATCCTCGTCGAACGCCCCACCCAGCGCGCGATCGTGCTGGGCAAGGGCGGCCAACGGATCAAGGAGATCGGCGCCCGCGCCCGAACCGAACTCGCCGGGATCATGGATCGTCCGGTGCACCTGTACCTGCACGTCAAGGTCAAGCCCGGCTGGGACGAGGATCGCGACGTTTACAAGGACCTCGGATTGGACTGGGTCGAATAG
- the rnc gene encoding ribonuclease III: MEPRGRGLLNADLSGWLTQTFGRRPADLKPYERALTHGSQAAENYERLEFLGDRVLGLVMAEWLWELFPNEPEGQLSKRLNALVTGVVCADVARNLGVRAHLRLGKQARDDGAYESDNILGDVMEALIGAWYRECGLDAARAFVRSAWGARVQSGHKAPQHPKSALQEWAAAAGRRTPEYVVIDRSGPHHAPRFKVQVKIGTYADAIADGANKQEAETAAAKALLAKLTT, translated from the coding sequence GTGGAGCCGCGTGGGAGAGGGCTTCTGAACGCCGATCTGTCCGGCTGGCTGACGCAGACATTCGGCCGCCGGCCCGCCGACCTCAAGCCCTACGAACGCGCGCTGACCCATGGCAGCCAGGCCGCCGAGAATTACGAGCGGCTCGAGTTCCTTGGCGACCGGGTGCTGGGGCTCGTCATGGCGGAATGGCTATGGGAACTGTTTCCGAACGAACCGGAGGGCCAGCTGTCGAAGCGGCTGAACGCGCTGGTGACGGGCGTGGTCTGCGCCGACGTGGCGCGCAATCTTGGCGTGCGCGCGCACCTGCGGCTCGGCAAGCAGGCGCGGGATGATGGCGCGTATGAAAGCGACAACATTCTTGGTGACGTGATGGAGGCGTTGATCGGGGCCTGGTATCGCGAATGCGGGCTCGACGCGGCGCGGGCATTCGTGCGGAGCGCGTGGGGCGCTCGGGTACAGAGCGGTCACAAGGCGCCGCAGCATCCCAAGTCGGCGTTGCAGGAATGGGCCGCCGCGGCGGGCCGCCGCACGCCCGAATATGTAGTGATCGACCGTTCCGGGCCGCACCACGCGCCGCGGTTCAAGGTGCAGGTCAAGATCGGGACCTATGCCGATGCCATTGCCGACGGCGCGAACAAGCAGGAAGCCGAGACGGCGGCGGCAAAGGCGTTGCTGGCGAAGCTGACGACCTGA
- the lepB gene encoding signal peptidase I: MPDTSATPARPARAPRSELNETIRFLVKLAIAVLILRSFIFAPFSIPSESMLPRLLIGDYLFVTKWNYGYSRWSLPYGVPPIPGRILGRDPARGDVVVFRSPGPDDHDVIKRVIGLPGDTIQVVHGQVILNGKPIPKQRVADFVLPLTANFDAQKCGATFQDVDAAGAPICRYPRFRETLPGGKSYMVLDQAEIPQADDTGLYTVPAGNVFLMGDNRDDSADSRFPAPIGMGYIPMERIEGKAVVTFFSTNGNASWINPVSWFSAARWSRVGEGF, translated from the coding sequence ATGCCAGACACTTCCGCGACACCGGCCAGGCCCGCACGGGCGCCGCGCTCCGAACTCAACGAGACGATCCGTTTTCTCGTGAAGCTCGCGATCGCGGTGCTGATCCTGCGCAGTTTTATCTTCGCGCCCTTCTCGATTCCGTCCGAATCCATGCTGCCCCGCCTCCTGATCGGAGATTACCTCTTCGTCACCAAATGGAACTACGGCTATTCGCGGTGGTCGCTGCCGTATGGCGTACCGCCGATCCCGGGCCGAATTCTGGGGCGCGATCCGGCTCGTGGCGACGTGGTTGTCTTCCGCTCGCCGGGACCGGACGATCATGACGTCATCAAGCGCGTCATCGGCCTGCCGGGCGATACGATCCAGGTGGTTCACGGTCAGGTGATCCTCAACGGCAAACCGATTCCGAAGCAGCGCGTCGCCGATTTCGTGCTGCCGCTGACGGCCAATTTCGACGCGCAGAAATGCGGAGCGACGTTCCAGGACGTGGATGCGGCGGGCGCGCCGATCTGCCGCTATCCCCGCTTCCGCGAGACGCTGCCGGGCGGCAAGAGCTACATGGTACTGGATCAGGCGGAAATCCCGCAGGCCGACGATACGGGCCTGTACACGGTGCCCGCAGGCAATGTTTTTCTGATGGGCGACAATCGCGACGACAGCGCCGACAGTCGTTTCCCCGCGCCGATCGGCATGGGCTACATTCCGATGGAACGGATCGAGGGGAAGGCCGTCGTCACCTTCTTCTCCACCAACGGTAACGCGTCCTGGATCAACCCGGTCAGCTGGTTTTCCGCTGCCCGGTGGAGCCGCGTGGGAGAGGGCTTCTGA
- the pgi gene encoding glucose-6-phosphate isomerase, which translates to MSDWTAIEALPSPRLVDLFEADGERLSKFSLDVAGIHFDWSKTHLTTQAVDAFIALAQAQDLTGKRDAMFGGEHVNVTEDRPVEHTAERYEGNADSVARARRFHERMRSLIDAIEGGALGDIRHVLHIGIGGSALGPHLLVDALGREDARYDVAIVSNVDGVALEDAIKDFDPAATLLVLASKTFTTKETMLNAESALQWMKEHGVEDPYGKVIALTAAPDKAMEWGVDETRILPFSEGVGGRYSLWSSIGFPAAIGLGWGAFEELLEGAAEMDRHFRLTALHENAPALAAFADLYYTQVRHAETRAPFAYDERLRLLPSYLQQLEMESNGKGVKTDGTPVGRPTAAITWGGVGTDAQHAVFQLLHQGTHLVPVEFIAVIEAGDTLAPDHHRDLLLNAFAQGAALMKGKQVEDPARSYSGDRPSSTLLLDVLDPRTLGALIAFYEHRVFVNGVLLGINSFDQFGVELGKEMAKAADQGGQSFDPSTEDLIKRAGLD; encoded by the coding sequence ATGAGCGACTGGACCGCGATCGAAGCCCTCCCCTCCCCCCGACTGGTCGACCTGTTCGAGGCCGATGGCGAGCGATTGTCGAAGTTCAGCCTGGATGTCGCGGGCATCCATTTCGACTGGTCGAAGACCCACCTGACCACGCAGGCGGTGGATGCCTTCATCGCCCTGGCGCAGGCGCAGGACCTGACGGGCAAGCGCGACGCCATGTTCGGCGGCGAGCACGTCAACGTCACCGAGGATCGCCCGGTCGAGCACACCGCCGAACGCTATGAGGGCAATGCCGACAGCGTCGCCCGCGCCCGCAGGTTCCACGAACGCATGCGCTCGCTGATCGATGCGATCGAGGGCGGTGCGCTGGGCGACATCCGCCACGTGCTGCATATCGGCATCGGCGGATCGGCGCTGGGACCGCACCTGCTGGTCGACGCGCTCGGCCGCGAGGATGCGCGCTACGACGTCGCGATCGTGTCCAATGTCGACGGTGTGGCGCTGGAGGATGCCATCAAGGATTTCGATCCCGCCGCGACGCTGCTGGTGCTGGCATCCAAGACCTTCACCACCAAGGAAACGATGCTCAACGCCGAATCGGCGCTGCAATGGATGAAGGAGCACGGCGTCGAGGACCCGTATGGCAAGGTGATCGCGCTGACCGCGGCCCCCGACAAGGCGATGGAATGGGGCGTCGACGAAACCCGCATCCTGCCGTTCAGCGAAGGCGTCGGCGGGCGCTATTCCTTATGGTCGTCGATCGGGTTTCCCGCCGCGATCGGGCTCGGCTGGGGCGCGTTCGAGGAACTGCTGGAAGGCGCGGCCGAAATGGACCGCCATTTCCGCCTGACCGCGCTGCACGAGAACGCACCGGCGCTCGCCGCGTTCGCCGACCTCTATTACACGCAGGTCCGCCACGCCGAGACCCGCGCGCCCTTCGCCTATGACGAGCGGCTGCGCCTGCTGCCGAGCTACCTCCAGCAGCTGGAGATGGAATCGAACGGCAAGGGCGTGAAGACCGACGGCACGCCGGTCGGGCGCCCTACCGCGGCGATCACCTGGGGCGGCGTGGGCACCGATGCCCAGCATGCGGTGTTCCAGCTGCTCCACCAGGGCACGCATCTGGTGCCGGTCGAATTCATCGCGGTGATCGAGGCGGGCGATACGCTGGCCCCGGACCATCATCGCGACCTGCTGCTCAACGCCTTTGCCCAGGGCGCGGCACTGATGAAGGGCAAGCAGGTCGAGGACCCGGCGCGCTCGTACAGCGGTGACCGGCCGTCGTCGACGCTGCTGCTCGACGTGCTCGACCCGCGGACGCTGGGCGCGCTGATCGCCTTCTACGAACATCGCGTGTTCGTGAACGGCGTGCTGCTGGGCATCAATTCGTTCGACCAGTTCGGCGTGGAGCTGGGCAAGGAAATGGCCAAGGCGGCGGATCAGGGCGGGCAGTCGTTCGATCCCTCGACCGAAGACCTCATCAAGCGCGCCGGCCTCGACTGA
- a CDS encoding Crp/Fnr family transcriptional regulator yields the protein MDNQASIVDGTRRSNALPCEANGLLRLLNDADRAALAPHLEPVPFRNGDMIARAGDAANSICFPLTGIAAILDSLEGDRRYAVALVGSEGFIGWQLLLGNERWSHDVVMRAEHGTAMRLSAAALNEILADRPAIRTVLLRFVDVVMIQMSRTIVSSLAHSIERRMARWILLYHDRVQGDDICMTHEEFRLMLGVRRSSVTDALHKLEEDEAVRSVRGRVIVRDRERLLRLAGDTYGFAEAEHRRLLGL from the coding sequence ATGGATAATCAGGCTTCGATCGTGGATGGGACGCGCAGGTCTAACGCGTTGCCCTGTGAGGCGAATGGGCTGCTGCGTCTCTTGAATGACGCTGACCGCGCCGCCCTTGCGCCGCATCTGGAACCGGTACCGTTTCGCAATGGCGACATGATCGCACGCGCTGGCGATGCGGCCAACAGCATCTGCTTCCCGTTGACCGGTATCGCTGCAATACTTGACTCGCTCGAGGGTGACCGCCGCTACGCAGTCGCGCTGGTCGGCAGCGAAGGGTTCATCGGTTGGCAGTTGCTGCTTGGCAACGAGCGTTGGTCGCATGACGTGGTGATGAGGGCCGAACACGGCACGGCGATGCGGCTGTCGGCTGCGGCGTTGAACGAGATACTGGCCGACCGTCCGGCGATCCGAACCGTTCTGCTCCGTTTCGTCGACGTGGTCATGATTCAAATGTCTAGGACGATCGTCTCGTCGCTCGCGCATTCGATCGAGCGGCGGATGGCGCGATGGATCCTGCTCTACCACGATCGTGTGCAGGGGGACGACATCTGCATGACGCACGAGGAGTTCAGGCTCATGCTCGGCGTCCGCCGTAGCAGCGTGACCGACGCACTGCACAAGCTCGAAGAGGATGAGGCTGTCCGGTCCGTGCGCGGGCGCGTGATCGTGCGTGATCGCGAGCGGCTGCTGAGGCTCGCCGGCGACACCTACGGGTTCGCCGAGGCGGAACATCGGCGCCTACTCGGCCTCTGA